In Halorubrum sp. PV6, a single window of DNA contains:
- a CDS encoding helix-turn-helix domain-containing protein — translation MGPGIRAEVSLSAAAPSPFDGVIDGTTPIYSVARCASNGDSETVVLEFIADADLPALDEVEVVFDYGAKAAYRFEAPCVEESPFAILDRHGVPVSETTIRDGRLLVTFHATDLPTLRSVLDEFRECCADMQVLRLLQSSSTPEESDLVTVDRSELTERQREVLTAAHDAGYFDHPKGANAGEVAASLDIDRSTFSEHIAAAQRKLLSTILD, via the coding sequence ATGGGACCAGGGATCAGAGCGGAGGTGTCGCTCTCGGCGGCAGCGCCGTCTCCGTTCGACGGGGTGATCGACGGGACGACGCCGATATACAGCGTCGCGCGGTGCGCGTCGAACGGCGACTCGGAGACGGTCGTCCTCGAGTTCATCGCCGACGCGGACCTCCCGGCCCTCGACGAGGTCGAGGTCGTGTTCGACTACGGCGCCAAGGCCGCGTATCGGTTCGAGGCGCCGTGCGTCGAGGAGTCGCCGTTCGCGATACTCGACCGACACGGCGTCCCCGTCTCGGAGACCACGATCCGAGACGGACGCCTCCTCGTCACCTTCCACGCGACCGACCTGCCGACGCTCCGCTCCGTCCTCGACGAGTTCCGAGAGTGTTGTGCCGACATGCAGGTGTTGCGGCTGCTCCAGTCGTCGTCGACGCCCGAGGAGTCGGACCTGGTCACCGTCGACCGGAGCGAGCTGACCGAGCGCCAGCGCGAGGTGCTGACCGCGGCCCACGACGCCGGCTACTTCGACCATCCGAAAGGCGCCAACGCCGGCGAAGTCGCCGCGTCCCTCGACATCGACCGCTCGACGTTCTCGGAACACATCGCGGCGGCCCAACGGAAGCTTCTCTCGACGATACTCGACTGA
- a CDS encoding acetate--CoA ligase family protein — protein MGTLNEMFDPERVAVVGATAREGAVGRAVTSNLLDDFDGETVPVNPNYDEVLGTPCVDEVAEAAADVAVVVVPPSIVLDAIEACGEAGVENVVVITAGFGETGEDGAARERRLAELADEYDLNVVGPNSLGIMSTPSGMNATFGPENALPGGLSFMSQSGAFVTAVLDWANDNGIGFKDVVSLGNKAVLDETDFVDHWGSDEETDVIIGYLEGIEDGREFIETARETTQDTPIVAVKSGRTSAGAQAASSHTGTLAGSDKAYEAGLDQAGVIRAESVDELFDSAGILGSQPLPDTDSVAIVTNAGGPGVMATDAVGDASLDMASFTSETSDALRESMPDEANIHNPVDVIGDADVERFREALEITVADDNVGAALVLAAPTATIDFADLADAIEAVSEEMDAPVAACLMGGDRTREPKQQLQARGIPCYFDPARGIESLATLARYRDIKEREYAEPMSFDVDRERAREILETVRDRDDNRLGVEAMELLDAYGISTPAGEIVDTPERAAEVAADIDGDVVMKIVSPDILHKSDIGGVAVGVGDDDVADTYEDLITRARNYQPDATVLGVQVQEMVDLDDGVETIVGMNRDPQFGPLLMFGLGGIFVEVMEDTTFRVAPVSEPEAREMTEEIQSAPLLRGARGRDPVDVDAVVETIGRLSQLVTDFPAILELDINPLVALPDADGDTNAAAVDVRLTVDPEELDS, from the coding sequence ATGGGAACGCTCAATGAGATGTTCGACCCGGAGCGGGTCGCCGTCGTCGGCGCGACCGCCCGAGAGGGAGCCGTCGGACGCGCCGTCACGTCGAATTTACTCGACGACTTCGACGGCGAAACGGTTCCCGTCAACCCGAACTACGACGAGGTGCTGGGGACGCCCTGCGTCGACGAGGTGGCCGAGGCGGCCGCCGACGTCGCCGTGGTCGTCGTGCCGCCGTCGATCGTGTTAGACGCGATCGAGGCGTGCGGCGAGGCGGGCGTCGAGAACGTCGTCGTCATCACCGCCGGGTTCGGCGAGACGGGAGAGGACGGGGCCGCGAGGGAACGACGCCTCGCGGAGCTAGCCGACGAGTACGACCTGAACGTCGTCGGCCCCAACAGCCTCGGCATCATGTCGACGCCCTCGGGGATGAACGCGACGTTCGGCCCGGAGAACGCGCTCCCCGGCGGGCTCTCCTTTATGAGCCAGTCGGGCGCGTTCGTCACCGCGGTCCTCGACTGGGCCAACGACAACGGAATCGGCTTCAAAGACGTCGTCTCGCTCGGGAACAAGGCGGTCTTAGACGAGACCGACTTCGTCGACCACTGGGGGTCGGACGAGGAGACCGACGTGATAATCGGCTACCTGGAGGGGATCGAGGACGGCCGCGAGTTCATCGAGACCGCCCGCGAGACGACCCAAGACACGCCGATCGTCGCCGTGAAGTCCGGTCGGACCAGCGCCGGGGCGCAGGCCGCCTCCTCGCACACCGGCACCCTCGCCGGCTCCGACAAGGCGTACGAGGCCGGCCTCGATCAGGCCGGCGTCATCCGCGCCGAGTCGGTCGACGAGCTGTTCGACTCCGCGGGCATCCTCGGGAGCCAGCCGCTCCCCGACACGGACAGCGTCGCTATCGTCACCAACGCCGGCGGTCCCGGCGTGATGGCGACCGACGCGGTCGGGGACGCGTCGCTCGACATGGCGTCGTTCACCAGCGAGACGAGCGACGCGCTCCGCGAGTCGATGCCCGACGAGGCGAACATCCACAACCCGGTCGACGTGATCGGCGACGCCGACGTGGAGCGGTTCCGCGAGGCGCTCGAGATCACCGTCGCCGACGACAACGTCGGGGCCGCCCTCGTGCTGGCCGCGCCGACGGCGACGATCGACTTCGCCGACCTCGCGGACGCCATCGAGGCGGTCAGCGAGGAGATGGACGCGCCCGTCGCGGCCTGTCTGATGGGCGGCGACCGGACCCGCGAGCCGAAACAGCAGCTGCAGGCGCGGGGGATCCCCTGTTACTTCGACCCCGCCCGCGGCATCGAGAGCCTCGCGACGCTCGCGCGGTACCGCGACATCAAGGAGCGCGAGTACGCCGAGCCGATGTCGTTCGACGTCGACCGGGAGCGCGCCCGCGAGATACTCGAGACGGTGCGCGACCGCGACGACAACCGCCTCGGCGTCGAGGCGATGGAACTGCTCGACGCGTACGGGATCTCAACGCCGGCCGGCGAGATCGTCGACACGCCCGAACGCGCCGCCGAGGTCGCCGCCGACATCGACGGCGACGTGGTGATGAAGATCGTCTCGCCGGATATCCTCCACAAGTCCGACATCGGCGGCGTCGCCGTCGGCGTCGGCGACGACGACGTGGCGGACACCTACGAGGACCTGATCACAAGGGCCCGCAACTACCAGCCCGACGCGACCGTGCTCGGCGTGCAGGTACAGGAGATGGTCGACCTCGACGACGGCGTCGAGACGATCGTCGGCATGAACCGCGACCCGCAGTTCGGCCCGCTGCTGATGTTCGGGCTCGGCGGCATCTTCGTGGAGGTGATGGAAGATACTACTTTCCGCGTCGCGCCCGTCTCGGAACCCGAGGCTCGCGAGATGACCGAAGAGATCCAGTCTGCGCCCCTGCTGCGCGGCGCCCGCGGCCGCGACCCGGTCGACGTCGACGCCGTCGTCGAGACGATCGGCCGCCTCTCGCAGTTAGTCACCGACTTCCCGGCCATCCTCGAACTCGACATCAACCCCCTCGTCGCACTGCCCGACGCCGACGGCGACACGAACGCCGCCGCCGTCGACGTGAGACTTACTGTTGACCCGGAGGAACTCGACTCATGA
- a CDS encoding bifunctional oligoribonuclease/PAP phosphatase NrnA has product MARRLLLGCSAVGNTLVERTRQSHGDLVAVTDDTGWVSTLRDRNVATVEADPTDPATYPDSAEVVLIASDDAARNVAAAVAARRTYPDAMIVAHVGDDPTDEQQATLRETADRLVDPVEAIAARVREATGADANEEPIRLVSTLRTLSGPLLVVAHDNPDPDAIASALGLARAAESVGVPADACYGGEIAHQENRAMMNLLDLSLRTFDDLDLDGYGGVALVDHSRAGINDSLPEGHPVDIVVDHHPPRGPVAGEFVDIRPDAGATSTLIHGYLSRLGIEPDRSLATALLYGIRIDTKDFTRSTSIPDFEAAASLSALADESTLRRVESPSVSPETLRVLARAINGRDVRGSTVASCVGEIGDRDTLAQAAERLLDLDGIAVTFVFGYMEGVIYGSARARGADLDVGELLRDALDPVGSAGGHATMAGAQVPLGLLEEVSDDESLENVVQAFVAGRFFEAIDDAPSPPTGGLPEYPTD; this is encoded by the coding sequence ATGGCCCGGCGTCTGCTGCTCGGCTGTAGCGCGGTCGGGAACACCCTCGTCGAGCGCACCCGCCAGTCACACGGCGACCTCGTCGCGGTCACCGACGACACCGGGTGGGTCTCGACCCTGCGCGACCGCAACGTCGCCACCGTGGAGGCCGACCCGACCGACCCTGCGACGTACCCCGACAGCGCCGAGGTCGTGTTGATCGCGAGCGACGACGCCGCCCGGAACGTCGCCGCCGCGGTCGCCGCGCGCCGCACGTACCCGGACGCCATGATCGTCGCGCACGTCGGCGACGATCCGACCGACGAACAGCAGGCGACGCTCCGCGAGACCGCCGACCGCCTCGTCGACCCCGTGGAGGCGATCGCCGCCCGCGTCCGCGAGGCGACCGGCGCCGACGCCAACGAGGAGCCGATCCGCCTCGTGTCCACGCTCCGGACGCTCTCCGGCCCGCTCTTGGTCGTCGCCCACGACAACCCCGACCCCGACGCCATCGCGAGCGCGCTCGGCCTCGCGCGGGCGGCCGAGTCGGTCGGCGTCCCGGCCGACGCCTGCTACGGGGGCGAGATCGCCCACCAGGAGAACCGCGCGATGATGAACCTCCTCGACCTCTCGCTTCGGACCTTCGACGACCTCGACCTCGACGGGTACGGCGGGGTGGCCCTCGTCGACCACTCGCGGGCCGGGATCAACGACAGCCTCCCCGAGGGCCACCCGGTCGACATCGTCGTCGACCACCACCCGCCGCGCGGTCCCGTCGCCGGCGAGTTCGTCGACATCCGCCCGGACGCCGGCGCGACGAGCACGCTCATCCACGGCTACCTCTCTCGGCTCGGGATCGAGCCGGACCGCTCGCTCGCGACCGCCCTCCTGTACGGCATCCGGATCGACACGAAGGACTTCACGCGGTCGACGTCGATCCCGGACTTCGAGGCGGCGGCGTCGCTGTCGGCGCTCGCCGACGAGTCGACGCTCCGGCGCGTCGAGAGCCCGAGCGTGAGTCCCGAGACGCTCCGGGTCCTCGCCCGCGCCATCAACGGCCGCGACGTTCGCGGCTCGACCGTGGCCTCCTGCGTCGGGGAGATCGGCGACCGCGACACGCTCGCGCAAGCCGCCGAGCGCCTCCTCGATCTGGACGGCATCGCGGTGACGTTCGTGTTCGGCTACATGGAGGGCGTCATCTACGGCTCCGCGCGCGCTCGCGGCGCCGACCTCGACGTGGGCGAACTCCTCCGCGACGCGCTCGACCCGGTCGGCTCCGCCGGCGGGCACGCCACCATGGCCGGCGCGCAGGTCCCCCTCGGGCTCTTAGAGGAGGTGTCCGACGACGAGTCGCTCGAAAACGTGGTCCAGGCGTTCGTCGCCGGCCGGTTCTTCGAAGCGATCGATGACGCCCCCTCGCCGCCGACGGGCGGGCTCCCGGAGTACCCGACGGACTGA
- a CDS encoding NAD(P)/FAD-dependent oxidoreductase gives MTDDTVDHRRLIIAGTGIAGLSAAIYAARSNNDPLLIEGDEPGGQLTLTTDVENYPGFPEGISGPELINNMKEQATKFGADARNGIIEDVSKAPAGHFRVELSNGDVYTADAVIAASGASARTLGVPGEDELMGYGLSTCATCDGAFFRGEDMVVVGGGDAAMEEANFLTKFADTVYIVHRREEFRAEDVWIDRTMEKVEDGEIELLLNTELTEIHGTPEDGIDRVTLVEHPDGHPTEKLEDPATADAVDEYDFDVGAVFFAIGHTPNTGYLEGLGVETDDEGYLITEGGRGGNQTATGVAGLFGAGDVVDFHYQQAATAGGMGVKAALDADEYLTERERAGELYEPAVDAATADD, from the coding sequence ATGACTGACGATACTGTCGACCATCGTCGACTGATCATCGCCGGCACCGGTATCGCCGGCCTCTCGGCCGCCATCTACGCCGCGCGCTCGAACAACGACCCGCTTCTCATCGAGGGCGACGAGCCGGGCGGGCAGCTCACGCTCACCACCGACGTGGAGAACTACCCCGGCTTCCCCGAGGGTATCTCCGGGCCCGAACTCATCAACAACATGAAAGAGCAGGCGACGAAGTTCGGCGCCGACGCCCGAAACGGGATCATCGAGGACGTCTCGAAAGCGCCCGCGGGCCACTTCCGCGTCGAACTCTCGAACGGCGACGTCTACACCGCGGACGCCGTGATCGCCGCCTCCGGCGCGAGCGCCCGAACGCTCGGCGTCCCCGGCGAAGACGAACTGATGGGATACGGGCTCTCGACGTGTGCGACCTGTGACGGCGCGTTCTTCCGCGGTGAGGACATGGTCGTCGTCGGCGGCGGCGACGCCGCGATGGAGGAGGCGAACTTCCTCACGAAGTTCGCGGACACGGTGTACATCGTCCACCGCCGCGAGGAGTTCCGCGCCGAGGACGTCTGGATCGACCGCACGATGGAGAAGGTCGAGGACGGCGAGATAGAACTCCTCTTAAACACCGAGCTCACCGAGATCCACGGCACGCCGGAGGACGGCATCGACCGTGTGACGCTCGTCGAGCACCCGGACGGGCACCCGACGGAGAAGCTGGAAGACCCGGCCACCGCCGACGCGGTCGACGAATACGACTTCGACGTCGGCGCCGTCTTCTTCGCCATCGGCCACACGCCGAATACGGGCTACTTGGAGGGGCTCGGCGTCGAGACCGACGACGAGGGGTACCTCATCACCGAGGGCGGCCGCGGCGGGAACCAGACGGCCACGGGCGTCGCGGGCCTCTTCGGCGCCGGCGACGTGGTGGACTTCCACTACCAGCAGGCGGCCACCGCCGGCGGCATGGGCGTGAAAGCGGCGCTCGACGCCGACGAGTACCTCACCGAGCGCGAGCGCGCCGGCGAGCTGTACGAACCCGCGGTCGACGCCGCGACCGCGGACGACTGA
- the folP gene encoding dihydropteroate synthase — protein sequence MHYHEAAAFLFDLRRFSVKPGTERVAALLDRLGNPEADVSFVQVAGSNGKGSTARMTESILREAGLSVGLYTSPHLSALAERVRVDGLAMTEAAIANFVEQVKPWLVERAAAGEPLTFFEVVTAMAVHEFARREVDVAVLEVGLGGEYDATSAVDPVATAVTNVSLEHTAVLGDTVAEIARTKSRIAGGGVPLVTACEGEALSVVREVAADAGAPVATVAGAGQRDASDDAADAADATTDEPALSVAYKGRVSPTDAEVAFSGELDGTFRIPLVGDHQATNAGIATALARRTATALDDGGESTEAADASDASVSEAAVRDGLARATWPGRFEVVETAPLTVLDGAHNPAACETLAGTLAEYDYDDLHLVYGAMHDKDHAAAVSALPPAASAITCRPDLDRAEDPEVLAAALRTAGVDDVTAGSDVAAALDAAVERADDADCVLLVGSLFAVAEARAARMRTVTPRSPTGTDPTASATRTLKRGGLASDAAADRADAFDHRVLSLRLRGDRAERIAALLREVGGEAALGGLGAGDGRASGGERVPVTLAGTVATYRALCDRLAEREAFAGIAADIADRVGLDGERSSSPGDRTPHDAAYPWSDGTAVMGVLNVTPDSFHDGGRHAAMEDAVAGVERMVGAGVDIVDVGGESTRPGADPVPVDEEIDRVVPTIEAVQSVSAVADGDVLVSVDTRKPEVAAAALSAGADIINDVTGLADPAMREVVADAGCPVVVMHSLDAPVDPTNDPEYDDVVDDVIASLRERLALADTAGIDRDRVIVDPGIGFGTSPGESFDLIDRVGEFAALDCPVLIGHSHKSLFAAVDRDPDDREHATVAATALAADRGADIVRVHDVAENRAAVDVAAAVNGSQRADAEPTEHDPAE from the coding sequence ATGCACTACCACGAGGCGGCGGCGTTCCTCTTCGACCTCCGCCGCTTCTCGGTGAAGCCGGGGACCGAGCGCGTTGCGGCCCTGCTCGACCGGCTCGGGAACCCGGAGGCGGACGTGTCGTTCGTGCAGGTCGCGGGCTCGAACGGGAAGGGAAGCACCGCGCGGATGACCGAGTCGATCCTCCGTGAAGCCGGGCTCTCGGTCGGCCTCTACACCTCTCCGCACCTCTCCGCGCTCGCCGAACGGGTCCGCGTCGACGGGCTGGCCATGACCGAGGCGGCGATCGCCAACTTCGTCGAGCAGGTGAAGCCGTGGCTCGTCGAGCGCGCGGCCGCCGGCGAGCCCCTCACCTTCTTCGAGGTCGTGACGGCGATGGCGGTCCACGAGTTCGCGCGCCGCGAGGTCGACGTGGCGGTCCTGGAGGTCGGCCTCGGCGGGGAGTACGACGCCACCAGCGCGGTCGACCCCGTCGCGACCGCGGTCACGAACGTCTCGCTCGAACACACGGCGGTCCTCGGAGACACGGTCGCGGAAATCGCCCGCACCAAGTCTCGGATCGCGGGCGGGGGTGTCCCCCTCGTCACCGCCTGCGAGGGCGAGGCCCTGTCGGTCGTGCGCGAGGTCGCCGCCGACGCCGGTGCCCCGGTCGCCACGGTTGCCGGGGCAGGCCAGCGCGATGCGTCCGACGACGCGGCCGACGCAGCCGACGCGACGACCGACGAACCCGCTCTCTCCGTCGCTTATAAGGGTCGCGTGAGTCCGACAGATGCCGAAGTGGCGTTTTCGGGCGAACTGGACGGGACCTTCCGAATTCCGCTGGTCGGCGACCACCAGGCGACGAACGCGGGAATCGCGACCGCGCTCGCTCGCCGCACCGCGACGGCGCTCGACGACGGGGGCGAGTCGACCGAGGCCGCGGACGCGTCCGACGCGTCGGTCTCCGAGGCCGCCGTCCGCGACGGCCTCGCGCGAGCGACGTGGCCCGGCCGGTTCGAGGTGGTCGAGACCGCTCCCCTGACGGTCCTCGACGGCGCGCACAACCCGGCGGCCTGCGAGACGCTCGCGGGTACGCTCGCCGAGTACGACTACGACGACCTCCACCTCGTCTACGGCGCGATGCACGACAAGGACCACGCGGCCGCCGTGAGCGCGCTCCCGCCGGCGGCCTCGGCGATCACCTGCCGCCCCGACCTCGACAGAGCAGAAGATCCGGAGGTGTTGGCCGCCGCGCTCCGAACCGCCGGCGTCGACGACGTGACCGCCGGGAGCGACGTGGCCGCCGCGCTCGACGCCGCGGTCGAGCGAGCCGACGACGCTGACTGCGTGCTGCTCGTCGGCTCGCTGTTCGCGGTCGCGGAAGCCCGCGCGGCGCGGATGCGGACCGTCACGCCGCGCTCCCCAACCGGCACCGACCCCACCGCGAGCGCGACTCGCACACTTAAAAGGGGCGGGCTCGCATCCGACGCGGCCGCCGACCGCGCAGACGCGTTCGACCACCGAGTCCTCTCGCTCCGGCTTCGCGGCGACCGCGCGGAGCGGATCGCCGCCCTCCTCCGCGAGGTCGGCGGCGAGGCGGCGCTCGGCGGTCTCGGCGCCGGCGACGGGCGCGCCTCCGGTGGCGAGCGCGTCCCCGTCACCCTCGCGGGGACGGTCGCGACGTACCGCGCGCTCTGCGACCGGCTCGCCGAGCGCGAGGCGTTCGCGGGGATCGCGGCCGACATCGCCGATCGGGTCGGCCTCGACGGGGAGCGGTCGTCTTCACCCGGAGACCGGACGCCTCACGACGCGGCGTACCCCTGGAGCGACGGCACCGCGGTCATGGGCGTGCTCAACGTCACGCCCGACTCCTTCCACGACGGCGGGCGACACGCCGCCATGGAGGACGCGGTCGCCGGCGTCGAGCGAATGGTCGGGGCCGGCGTCGACATCGTGGACGTCGGCGGCGAGTCCACTCGGCCGGGGGCCGACCCCGTTCCGGTCGACGAGGAGATCGACCGGGTCGTCCCGACCATCGAGGCGGTCCAGTCGGTGTCGGCCGTCGCCGACGGCGACGTGCTGGTCTCCGTCGACACGCGAAAACCGGAAGTCGCGGCGGCGGCGCTCTCGGCCGGCGCCGACATCATCAACGACGTGACCGGGCTGGCCGACCCGGCGATGCGCGAGGTCGTCGCCGACGCCGGCTGTCCGGTCGTGGTGATGCACAGCCTCGACGCGCCCGTCGACCCGACCAACGACCCCGAGTACGACGACGTCGTCGACGACGTGATCGCGTCGCTGCGCGAGCGACTGGCGCTCGCCGACACGGCCGGCATCGACCGCGACAGGGTGATCGTCGATCCGGGGATCGGGTTCGGCACCTCGCCCGGCGAGTCGTTCGACCTGATCGACCGGGTCGGCGAGTTCGCCGCGCTCGACTGCCCGGTGCTGATCGGCCACTCGCACAAGTCGCTGTTCGCGGCCGTCGACCGCGATCCGGACGACCGCGAACACGCCACGGTCGCCGCGACCGCGCTCGCCGCCGACCGCGGGGCCGACATCGTCCGGGTCCACGACGTGGCGGAGAACCGCGCCGCCGTCGACGTGGCCGCCGCGGTGAACGGCTCCCAGCGCGCCGACGCGGAGCCGACCGAGCACGACCCGGCGGAATGA
- a CDS encoding helix-turn-helix domain-containing protein, whose protein sequence is MKRKAPQSTGPTTVTDGDETLDNTFDALADPDCRAILSAADTAMTTSELADACDLALSTAYRKVEQLSETPLLVEGVRFDPDGDHAAEYTRGATDATVELGDAGVTLTVDGSATDPLSAAFDTAGVSAD, encoded by the coding sequence ATGAAGCGAAAGGCGCCGCAATCGACCGGCCCCACGACCGTGACGGATGGCGACGAGACGCTCGACAACACGTTCGACGCGCTTGCCGACCCCGACTGTCGGGCGATCCTCAGCGCCGCCGACACCGCCATGACGACGAGCGAACTGGCCGACGCGTGCGATCTCGCGCTCTCGACCGCCTACCGCAAAGTCGAACAGCTGAGCGAGACGCCCCTGCTGGTCGAAGGCGTCAGGTTCGACCCCGACGGCGACCACGCGGCCGAATACACGCGCGGCGCAACCGACGCCACCGTCGAACTCGGCGACGCCGGCGTCACGCTCACCGTCGACGGGTCGGCGACCGACCCGCTGTCGGCCGCGTTCGACACGGCCGGCGTCTCGGCCGACTAA
- a CDS encoding PAS domain S-box protein — protein sequence MAESPDPDTLLDLVDNKVAVLDGDGMFRHLNATITDTLGFRPDELVGTDAFALVHPDDAEQLRAEFTRIIAGGRPPDDPMEYRYRTASGDWVWLRTRVHLPDETGVDGYVLISRDITAEVESQRRLETIASASSDVFWMFSDDWETLLFINDAVADVFGIDPDELKEQPSLFLDAVHPDDLPYVERAMERLSDGEGAQIDYRLGSADGVTKWVRVSGEPVVENGEVTAVTGFARDVTDEYRRERQLAVMDNLLRHTIRNDMNIVDGTAEQIANRVADAEALDPETSDDEAFDSEALDPTALAELGGDLRDHAETIRRVASDLLTTAEKQRGVIDLLRQRGSPRAVEIAPVVEDALGMVVDDCARPIRISYREPDADEATSPDERDASRYESWIAGDGTAADATANGDSSRPQVSVSYPPNARAFTHPELDYAIAELVENALEHAESTPQIRIEVSATTDAIEVSIRDNCPPIPVEERYVITDRWEMDDLRHTGGMGLWLVYWVANRSGGDLTFDTHADGNVVTLSVPSANADGTEEHQRHASASNRPRTVTVGEPNTRIRTDGSSLSDPEPTDERD from the coding sequence ATGGCCGAGTCGCCGGACCCCGATACCCTCCTCGATCTTGTCGATAACAAGGTCGCAGTCCTCGACGGAGACGGGATGTTCCGGCACCTCAACGCGACCATCACGGACACGTTGGGATTCCGTCCGGACGAGCTCGTCGGCACCGACGCCTTCGCCCTCGTCCACCCGGACGACGCGGAGCAGTTGCGAGCGGAGTTCACCCGGATCATCGCCGGAGGACGACCGCCGGACGATCCGATGGAGTATCGGTATCGGACCGCCAGCGGCGACTGGGTGTGGCTCCGGACGCGGGTACACCTCCCCGACGAGACGGGTGTCGACGGCTACGTCTTGATCTCGCGAGACATCACGGCCGAGGTCGAGTCGCAGCGTCGGCTGGAGACCATCGCGTCGGCCTCGTCCGACGTGTTCTGGATGTTCTCCGACGACTGGGAGACGCTCCTGTTTATCAACGACGCCGTCGCCGACGTCTTCGGTATCGACCCGGACGAACTCAAAGAGCAGCCGAGCCTGTTCCTCGACGCCGTTCACCCCGACGACCTCCCGTACGTCGAGCGGGCGATGGAGCGGCTCTCGGACGGCGAAGGGGCGCAGATCGACTACCGGCTCGGCTCCGCCGACGGGGTGACGAAGTGGGTCCGCGTCTCCGGCGAACCGGTGGTCGAGAACGGCGAGGTCACGGCGGTCACGGGGTTCGCTCGCGACGTCACCGACGAGTACCGCCGCGAGCGACAACTCGCGGTGATGGACAACCTCCTCCGGCACACGATCCGCAACGACATGAACATCGTCGACGGCACCGCCGAGCAGATCGCGAACCGCGTCGCCGACGCGGAGGCGCTCGACCCGGAGACGTCCGACGACGAAGCGTTCGACTCGGAGGCGCTTGACCCGACTGCGCTCGCCGAACTCGGCGGCGACCTCCGCGACCACGCCGAGACGATCCGCCGCGTCGCCTCCGACCTGCTGACGACCGCCGAGAAGCAGCGCGGCGTGATCGATCTGTTGCGGCAGCGCGGGTCGCCTCGCGCCGTCGAGATCGCCCCCGTGGTCGAGGACGCGCTCGGGATGGTCGTCGACGACTGCGCGAGGCCGATCCGCATCTCCTACCGCGAGCCCGACGCCGACGAGGCGACGTCGCCCGACGAGCGCGACGCGTCGCGCTACGAGAGTTGGATCGCGGGTGACGGGACGGCCGCCGACGCGACGGCGAACGGCGACTCGTCGCGGCCACAGGTGTCGGTGTCGTATCCGCCGAACGCGCGAGCGTTCACGCACCCGGAACTCGACTACGCCATCGCGGAACTCGTCGAGAACGCCCTCGAACACGCGGAGTCGACGCCGCAGATCCGGATCGAGGTGTCCGCGACGACCGACGCGATCGAGGTGTCGATCCGTGACAACTGTCCGCCCATTCCGGTCGAAGAGCGGTACGTCATCACCGACCGCTGGGAGATGGACGACCTCCGGCACACCGGCGGCATGGGCCTGTGGCTCGTCTACTGGGTCGCGAACCGCTCTGGGGGTGACCTCACCTTCGACACGCACGCCGACGGGAACGTCGTGACGCTCTCCGTCCCGAGCGCGAACGCCGACGGGACCGAGGAGCACCAGCGGCACGCGAGCGCCTCGAACCGCCCCCGGACCGTCACCGTCGGGGAGCCGAACACCCGGATCCGGACCGACGGGTCCTCGCTCTCGGACCCCGAGCCGACGGACGAACGCGACTGA
- a CDS encoding pyridoxamine 5'-phosphate oxidase family protein, with translation MATRSEVEMSDAAVDALLSRHETGVLSLAQDETPYAIPISYGFDEESRNAFLRLVSTPDSEKRAFLASDPQARIVVYEEGTDSDDEEYASVVGVGTLYQVDLDDLTPETIAQYGETRRPLFEIWADGKSELDIELYRFEPDRLTGRTVTVDRDD, from the coding sequence ATGGCGACGAGAAGCGAGGTCGAGATGTCGGACGCCGCGGTCGACGCACTCCTGTCTCGACACGAGACAGGGGTGTTGTCTCTCGCGCAGGATGAGACCCCGTACGCGATTCCGATCTCGTACGGATTCGACGAGGAGTCCCGGAACGCCTTCCTCCGACTCGTTTCGACCCCCGACAGCGAGAAGCGAGCGTTCCTCGCGTCGGACCCGCAGGCCCGGATCGTGGTGTACGAGGAGGGGACCGACAGCGACGACGAGGAGTACGCCAGCGTCGTCGGCGTCGGCACCCTGTATCAGGTCGATCTCGACGATCTCACGCCCGAGACGATCGCGCAGTACGGCGAGACGCGCCGCCCGTTGTTCGAGATCTGGGCCGACGGGAAGTCCGAACTCGACATCGAACTGTATCGGTTCGAACCCGACCGGCTCACGGGCCGGACGGTCACCGTCGACCGCGACGACTGA